Part of the Phycisphaeraceae bacterium genome, CGACGCCAGATCGCGCTGCCGGTCCGGTACCGTGGGATCGAGGTGGACGCCGGGTACCGCCTGGACTTCGTTGTGGAGGACGCGGTTGTCGTCGAGTTGAAGGCCGTCGACGCGCTTTCGGGGGTTCACGAGGCCCAACTGCTTACCTACCTGCGGCTTTCCGGATACCCTGTGGGGCTTCTGATGAACTTCAATGTGGCCCGGCTCCGCGACGGCGTCATCCGACGCGCCCTGACCCGGGTCACCCAGACCCATCCGACCCAATCCCCCCCTCTGCGACCTCTGCGTCCTCTGCGGTAAAACAGGATCTGCCCATGGCTCTTCTCACCGGCAAAGTCGGCCTCGTCTTCGGCGTCGCCAACGATCGTTCCTACGCCACGCACATCGCCGAGGCGATCCTCAAGCACGGCGGGCAGTGCGCCTTCGCGCATCTCCCCGGCGAGAAGAACGAGCGCCGCACCGCCAAGGCGGTCGAGAAGATGGGCGTCAGCAACCCGTGGCTTTTCCCCTGCGACGCCGGCAACGACGCCGACATCGACGCGATCTTCACCGCCTATTCCGCGGCCCACGAGCGTCTCGACTTCGTGATCCACTCCATCGCCTTCGCCGATCGCGAGTGGCTGCAGCCGGGCAACTTCAACAAGACGCCGCGGGAGGCGTACCTCTCGGCGATCGACATCTCGGCGTACACGCTGGCCGCGTTCGCCAAGCGCGCGCACGAGCCGATGAAGGCGAGCGGGGGCGGGTCGATCATCGGCATGTCCTACTACGGCAGCGAGAAGGTCGTCCCGGGGTATAACGTGATGGGCGTCGCGAAGGCTGCGCTGGAGTGCACCGCGCGCTACCTCGCGGCGGAACTGGGCGCCGACAACATCCGCGTGAACACGATCTCGGGCGGTCCCCTGCGCACGCTCGCGAGCAGCGCGGTGGGTGGCATCGACACGCTCCTCGAATCGACGCCGCTGAAGTCGCCCCTTCGGCGCAATGTGGAGGGCAGCGATGTCGGCGGCGCCGCGGCGTTCCTCGTCAGCGACCTCTCGTCGGGCATCACGGGCGAGAACATCTATGTCGACTGCGGGCTGAGCACGATCGGGATCTGATTACTTCATCACCACCGGCGCCAGCCGCCCCAGCACCCCCAGCGCCGCCTCCAGGTAGCGCGGGCTGCCGTCGGTGCGCAGGAACGCCGGGGCCGCCGCGGCCACCAGGAGGCGACGGATGTTCGCCAGATCGGCGTAGTCGTCGCCGTTGTCGAGCCCGACCGCCTTGCGCGCCTTCGCGAGCAGCGAGACGGGCTTGACGCCGTCGACCTTCTCGGAATGCGCCCAGTGCAGGCGCTCCATGTAGACAGCGTCCTCGACCCAGTGGCCCGGCGCGACTTCCGCGAAGTCGAGGAGCACGCAGCAGGGGGGGCCCCAGGGAGAGCCCTCCGGGCGCTTCATCGCGTTGCCTGCGTGCAGGTCGCCGTGCTTCCACGCGTTGATCGGTCGGGCGTCCCAGCGCGCGAGCACCGGGGCCAGGCCCTTCTGCACCTTCTTGAGCGCGTCGTTCCACTCGGTCTCGTGGGGGATGTGCGAGACCTTCACCGCCTCACGACCCTGCTCGATGAGTTTCGCCCAGTCGATCTTCTGGACCTTGCTCGCGTCGATGGGCCAGGCCTCTTCCGAGTGCTTGTAGTACACCGCGGCGGCGCCGGCGAGCAGGTCGAAGCTCTCCTTCGCGTGCCCGTTCTGCACGCTCAGGGGCAGCCCCGGCAGTTTCTCCATCACCACCCAGCCGACGTCGTACGAGCCGAGTTCCCACCCGTCGGCCGCGACGCGCGGCGTGGGCGCGTCGGTCTTCCCCAGCGCCACGAGGGTTTTGTGCTCGGTCGGCCCGATGGGCAGCTTCACGACGACGTCGCGCGGCGCGCTCTCGCCCTCGTACTGGAAAGTCGAGAACCCGGTCGCGGCGCCCCCTCGCTGCCAGTCGGTCCGGAACCATCTGACCGCCCCCAGTCTGCCGCCGCACGCGTCGCGCAGCGCGGGCTCAAGGGCGTGGGCGAGCTCGCTCGCGTCGGTGAGTCCGGGCATCATGCCCGCATGCTCGATTCGCACTTATGGCGCATCGTCGTCGCTCCTCCGTGCGTGGGCGCACGCTGACAGTGATACCCCGGGTCGTGTGCATCGGTTCGCGCCGTCCGTGGGCGGATGCTCATGGACCGCCAAGATACCACGAACCCGCTCGGCTTTCACGGGGCGCCGAACCTACTCTTGGTCGCAAGCCCCCGCCCCATGCGAAAGCCGAACTACGACATCCTGGCGCTCGACCTCGACGGGACGCTGCTCGGGCCCACCGGCGGCGTGTCGGAGGCGAACATCGAGGCCGTCGACGCCGCCCGCCGGGCGGGGATCGAGGTCGTGATCTGCACCGGGCGCGGGCTCGTCGAGAGCAAGAAGGCCATCGCCGCCATCCGCGCGCACGAGCGCATGCCCGGCCTGCTCGACGCGCCCGTCGTCGTCGCGGGCGGCTCGATGATCGCCGACGCGTCGACCGGGCGCACGCTGCAGCGCTGGCCCATGAACACCGACCTGGTGCGCCGCGTCGTCGGGCGCTTCCGCGACGCGAACAGCGCCTCGATGGTCCTCAAGGACCCCGACGCCGCCGGCTTCGATTACCTCATCGTCGACACCGGCCCGCTCGACCCGGTGAATGTGTGGTGGTTCGAGAAGATGGGCATCCGTCGCCGGCACATCCCGGAACTCGACCACGACGAGCACCCCGAGCACACGGTGCGCGTGGGGCTCGCCGCGACGACAGACCGGATGTTCCACCTGGGCCAGGAGATCATCAGCGAGTTCGAGCGTGAGGCCACGCTGCACCACTTCGCCGCCGTCTCGAGCCAGAACACCGGCAACGGGCTCATCGGCAAGAGCACGACGGTGCACATCCTCGAGGTCTTCGATAAGGCGGTCACGAAGTGGACCGCGATCGACTGGATCGCGCAGCGCCGCGGCGTGGCGCGCGAGCGCGTGGCCGCGATCGGCGACGAGATCAACGACGTCGCGATGCTCGCCGGCGCAGGCCTGGGCGTCGCGATGGGCAACGCGGTCACGAAGGTCAAGGATGTCGCCGACAAGCATGTCGCGTCGCACGAGGACGACGGCGTCGCCGAGGCCATCGACCACATCCTGCGCGGCGAGTGGTGAGGGGAGCGCCACCGATGCACACCCTCAGCGAACTCCGCTCCATGCTCGACGCGCACGGCCTCTCGCCCCGCAAGGCGCTGGGACAGAACTTCCTCATCGACCGAAACCTCGGGACGAAACTCGTCGACGAGGCCGGCGTGCACGCCGGGGACCTGGTACTGGAGGTCGGCCCGGGCGCCGGCGCGCTCACCGAACTGCTCCTCGATCGCGGCTGCGAGGTCGTCGCCTGTGAGATGGACGAGGGGCTCGCGGCGCTGCTGCGAGACCGCTTCATGGAGGCGCACTCCGGGCGCTTCACGCTGATCGAGGGCGACTGCCTCGCGCGCAAGCACGAGCTGAACCCGGCGATCACCGACGCGATCGGGGGGCGCGGGTTCACGCTCGTCGCGAACCTCCCGTACAACGCGGCCAGCCCGCTTATGGCGGTGCTGCTGACCGACTTCCCCAACTGCCGCGCGCAGTATGTGACCATCCAGAAGGAAGTGGGGGAGCGATTGGCGGCCAGGCCGGGCGGCAAGGAGTACGGCCCGCTGACGGTGATCGCCCAGGCGCTCGCGACGGTCCGGCGCGTCGCGGTGCTGCCCCCGGAGTGCTTCTGGCCGCGCCCGGGCGTGACGAGCGCGATGCTGGAACTGAAACGCCGCCCCGACCCGCTGACCGACGCCCCGAAGGCGCTCGGCGCGCTCTGCCAGACGCTGTTCAGCCAGCGCCGCAAACAGATCGGCTCGGTCCTTGGTCGCGACCATCCCCTGCCCGAAGGGGTCACGCACGACATGCGTCCGGAGCAACTCTCTGTGGCACAGCTCTGCGCGTTGTCGACGATGTGGAGGGGGGCGAGCGACCCGGCTTAGCGCGGGGCGTTCGTGCCGGTCGCGAGCTCGATCTTCGCGATGACCGCGTCGCGCTCCTCGGCGATCTGGTCCGCGACTTCGCGCCGGTGGACCTCGACCTCTCGCGGGAACTCGAACGCGACGCGCACGCGGTCGCCCTTGATCCCGACGATGCGAACGACGCCCATCGGGCGACGCGGGTCGCCGATCACGATCTCTTCGCCCTCTCTGCGGGTGATGACGAGCATTCCATGCATCTCCTGTCGGGTCATCTGTCGCCCGACGGCCCACCACGGCCATTCGCCCACAGGGGCGTTGCGGTTTCCACCATCACCAGACTAGCACCTTCCGGGCGGGATGGAACCCCCCGAAGCGCGGAATCTGAGAATCGTGAGAGGGCCCCCTTGGGCCGACGCAAGCCGATGTCAGTCAACGGCTTGGACGCCGGTCACCTCGGGCACGTGCTCGCGAAGGTTCCGCTCGATGCCCTGGCGAAGGGTCATGCTGCTCGACGGGCAGCCCACGCACGCCCCGTGCATCCGGACCTTCACCACCCCATCCGAGGTGATCTCGAGGAGCTCGATGTCGCCCCCGTCGCTCTGCACCGCCGGCCGGATGAGGTCGAGGATGCTCTGCACGCGATCGCGCAGCGGAATGTCCGCGCGGAGCGCGGGCTTGGTCGTCGGCCTGGCGTTGGACTGCGGCAGTTCGTGGGTCGGCAAGCGGTCGCCTCCGTGCTTACGGCAGGATAGTACGCCCCGAGCGTACACTGCGGCGATGAACCAAACCCTCGCCGCGATCGGACTGTCTGCGCTCCTGCTGGGCTCGCTGACCGGGTGCGCCGGATCGGGCGCCGGCCCCGATGCGTCCGCCGACCCGGGCCTCCTCGCCGCAGACCGCGACGCGAACCCGATCGGGCGCGAGCGCGCGATCCGGGAGGGTTGGGAGCAGGTCGCCCAGGGTCAGGCCGACCGGGCCGCCTGGCGAGAGACCGTGAAGCGTATCGCGTGGTCCGCGTCGAACCCGGCGCGCACGCGGCTGGTCGCCCTCCAGACCCTGCTCGAAGACGACGAAGCGGACACCCGGAACATGGCCGGGCTCATGCTCCCTCGCGAGCCGGCCTGGCCGGTCATCGAATGGATCGGCGACACCGCCGCCGCCCGGGGCTGGACGGACCTCACCCCGGCGCTGATCCGCTCCTGGTCGCGCCCCGTCGTCGAGCCGAAGGACCCCGACCGCCCCGAGCGCCGGGCGCTGGTCGCGATGCACGGCGAGCGCGATCTGGCGCGCGTCGTCTTCTCGGTCTTCGCCCAGCCAGCCGGCGAGGGCCTGCTCGAGGAGCGCCGGCGCACCGACGCGTGGGCGCTGCTGACACGTATCGACCCCGATCTCACCGAGACGCGCGCGCTCCTCGCGGTCCTCGCGCCCAGCGACGACGCGCTCATCCGCGCGCTGCGCACCGCCGCGAGCGATCTCAAGGCCGTCCCACGCACCGCCGAGCAGCTCGAATGGCTGGCCGAGATGAACTCGCCGGCGAACAGCGCGTTCTGGGAGGAGGCGACGCGCGCGATCGCGCAGCTCGACGAAGAGCAGCTCCGCGGGTTCGAGCTGCGCCACGCCGCCGGCGTGCGATGGGCCGCGTCCCAGCGCCCGCAGTGGCTGCTCGCGTCGCGTGAGTCGCTGCTGGCCGACCTGAGCCAGCGCCTCGCGGGGCGCCGCGTCTACCAGCGACAGTCGGGCTTTTCCGAGGGCATGGCCCCCGACGAGCGCTTCGTCACCAACGCGCCGCGCATGGTCTGGGGCGACATCCTGCTGGCGCTCATCGCCGACGAAGCGGTGCAGTCGCGCGCCGTGCTCGCGTCGCTCTTCGAGCAGGCCGACGCCGACCGGCGCGACACCTCCACCGAGTACGGCGGGGTCCTCGACTGGCGCGACGGCGAGTTCGTCGCGACCTCCTACCCGCCCCGACCGGCGCAGCGCATGGGCGACAACCGCTTCGTCGCGTCGCCGGAACTCCTCAAGGACGGCGCGACCGCGCTGTTTCATTACCACTTCCACGCCAGCCGCCCCAACATGCGCGACTACTCCGGCCCGGGAGAGGGCGACGACCAGTACGCCGAGCGTTTCGGGCGCTCCTGCCTGGTGTTCACCTCCCTGTCGCAGGACTCGATGAACGCCGACTACTTCCAGCCACGCAACGCGTCGGGCATGGTGATCGTGGACCTCGGGGAGGTCCGTCGCCCGTAACCGCGGGCCGACGATCGACGAATGCTCCATCTGTTGCTCATCGCGCTGGCCGTCACGCTCTTCGCGAGCGACGCGCTCGGGCCCGGCGCGCGCCTCGCGGCGCTCAGCCCGGGCGCCGCATGGCTCGCGACGGGCGCGGTGACGCTGCTGGTCGCGCTCGCCGGCGGCGCGTGGATCAGGGTGTGCTCGTCGCGACTCGCGCGCAGCGGGCGTGGGATCTGGATCGCGCGCGCCCAGCGAGCCGGCTCGACGACCCGCATCGCGGCGGTCGTCGCCCACGCGTTCTGCGTGCTCGGGCTGGGCTGGCTCGACGCGGTGCGCGCCGCGAGGGGCGACTGGGTCCTGCTCGATGAACTCGTCGCCACCGCGCCGCCCCTGCTCGTGTTTCTCGCGATCTGGTACGCCTACGCGCCCATCGATCGCGCCCTGTGGGAGGCGACGCTGCTGCGCACGCTCGACGAGGGCGGCAGCGTGGGCGCGCCGCCGGGGTCCTCGCTCCGCTACGCGACCGAGCAGTTCCGCCAGCACGCCGCGATCGTGCTCGTGCCTCTCTCGATCATCTGGTCGTGGAACGAATCGCTGATCTGGCTGGCCGACCGGCGCGGGTGGACGCTCGCGAGCGACGCCTCGCAACTGGCGTTCGCCGGCGCGCAGCTCATCGGCGTCGCGATCGCGTTCGTGATAACCCCGCCACTCATGGTGCGCGTGTGGCGCACGCTGCCCCTGGGCAGGGGCGAGCTGCGCGACCGGCTCGAAGCGTTGTGCGCGCGCCACGAGGTGCGCTGCCGCGACATCCTCGTGTGGCGAACCGCCGGCGGGATGCTCAACGGCGCGGTGATGGGGCTGCTGCCTCGCGTGCGCTACATCCTGTTTACCGACGCGCTGCTCGAATCACTCAGCGAGCGGCAGGTCGAAGCGGTGGCGGCCCACGAGATCGCGCACATCCGGCGTCGGCACCTGCCTTGGCTGCTCGGGTCGATCTTCGCCTCGCTCTGGCTCGGGACCTCGCTCGTGGTCTGGCCCGCGATGGGCGCCGACGCGCTGCTGGGCGCCGCGCTGTTCACCGGCCCGCTTGCGTCGCTGGTCACCGCGTTCGGGGTCGTGGCCTCGCTCGCGCTCGCCGTGACGGTTTTCGGCGCCGTCAGCCGCGCCTTCGAGCGCCAGGCCGACGCCTTCGCGGTTCAGTCTCTCAGCGGGCTCCACGCCGCCGATGCGCAGCCGGGCGACGCCATCACCGAGGAGGCCGCCCACGCGATGGCCGGAGCGCTCCAGGCGGTCGCGCACTTCAACGCCATCCCGACGCAGCGGTTCTTCTGGCGTCACGGCAGCATCCGCGGCAGGCAGCGCCGCGTGATGGCGCTCGTCGGAACGCCGGTCCGATCCACTCCGGCCGACCGCCACGTGCGAAGAATCAAGCGTCTCACCGGCGCGGCGCTGGTCACCCTCGCCTGCGTCGACGGGGCGCTGTTCGCGATCTCGGCGCTGACCTGAAAGGAGCGATCATCGTGCGATTCACCAAAGCGCATGGGCTCGGCAACGACTTCGTCATCCTCGACGCGCTGCAGGACCCGTCCATCCTCGTGCGCGACCTCCACGCGTTCGCCCGTGCCGCCTGCGACCGACGCGCAGGCATCGGCGCAGACCAGCTCCTCACCATCGAGCCGCCGACCCGAACCACCGCCGCGGTGCGCATGCGCGTCTTCAACGCCGACGGGAGCGAGGCCGAGATGTGCGGCAACGGCATCCGCTGCGTGGCGCGACTCTTCGCGAGCCGCGACGCGGGCTTCGCCGTCTTCGTCGTCGAGACCAGGGGAGGGCTCTACCGCTGCGAGGCGCTCCACGACGGGAGCGTGCGCGTCGGCATGGGCGCCCCGCGCTTCGGCGCTGAAGCAGCCGGGTTCGCGCCCGGCGCCGCGTCGCGCGTCACGGGCGAGCCGGCGTCGGTCGAGCTGCACGGGCGTCGCGGCGCGCTGGTGAGCGTGGGCAACCCGCACTTCGTCGCATTCCTCGACGCGCCGCCCGAGGCGCGCATGGTCGAACGCGACGGCCCCCTCATCGAACGCCACGAGGCCTTTCCGCTCGGCGTCAACGCGCAGTTCGCGTTCGTCGAGTCCCGCGATCGCGTCCTCCTCAGCACCTGGGAGCGCGGCGCCGGCATGACATCGGCCTGCGGCACGGGCGCGTGCGCGACGTTCGCCGCCGGGCACGCGATGGGGATCCTGGGCGACGCCGCGACCGTGCGGCTCCCGGGGGGAGAACTCCATTTCGCGCGCACGCCCGAGGGCGAGGTGCAGATGACCGGGCCGGCGACCATCGTGTTCGAGGGCGAGTGGCTGGGCGGGTGAGCCGGCGGGCGAGCCCCGGTCCATCTTCCGGGGATCCCTCGCCGTTCTCGGACCGCTCGCTACGATCAGAGGATGCGCCCCTCTCAGGTGACGGAATCACGGCTGACGGCCACCGAGCAGCGCCTCTGCGCGAGAATCGCGAAGCGGCGCGACGAGTTGATCGAGCAACTCCGGCGCCTCGTCGCGATCCCCACCGGGCATAACCACGCGCCGGGACTCGACGAAGTCCGCGGCATCCTCACCCAGCGTCTCGCCGACCTCGGCGCGCAGGTCACGATCGTCCCGGGCGATCCTAAGCCCTCGTGGCTTCTGGGCGGGTCTTCCGGCAAGGCCCCTCCGGCGGCGGTCTGCGCGAAGCTCACGCCCGACCTCCCGAAGCTTCTTTTCGTGGGCCACATGGACACCGTGTTCGCCCCCGACGGCGCGTTCCAGGTCATGAACATCGCCAGCGATGGCAAGTCGGCCACCGGCCCGGGCGTGGTCGATATGAAGGGCGGTCTGGTGACGACCATCGCGGCGCTCGAGGCCCTCACCGCAGAGGGCGTGGGCGCCGCGTGGACCTTCGTGCTGACGAGCGACGAAGAGACCGGGAGTTATCACAGCGAGGGCGTGATCCGCGAGCAGGCGTCGCGCCACGACCTTGGCCTGATCATGGAGCCGGCGCTGCCGGGGGGCGAGCTGGTCGTCGAGCGCCTCGGCTCGGGGCAGTTCATGGTCGAGGCGTTCGGGCGTTCGGCGCACGTGGGTCGCGCGTTCGAGACCGGGGTGTCGGCGGTGAACGCGCTGGCCCGCGCCATCGTCGCGATCGCCGAGATGCCCGATGTCGCGAAGGGCCGGATCATCAATATCGGACCGGTGCAGGGTGGGGACGCGACGAACGCCGTGCCTGCGCACGCATCCGCCTGGGGGAATGTCCGGTACCCGAGCCAGAACATTGCCGATGAACTGTCTTCGATGCTCTCCGCCCTTGAGACAACCGAGAACGCGCTGCCGCGCGTGAAGGTGCACACCAGCTTCAACCGGCCCGCCAAGCCGATGACGCCAGATGTGGAATCGCTCGCCCTGCGCGCGAGGGAAGCCGCCGAGTCGCTCGGCCAGAAGCTGCCCTTCGCGAAGACCGGCGGCGTGTGCGACGGGAACATCCTGCAGGACGCCGGGCTCCCGTGCATCGACACGCTGGGAGTGCGCGGCGGGGGGCTGCACACGACAGACGAATGGATCGAGCTCGACAGTCTCGTCGAGCGCGCCCAATTGATGGCCGTGCTCGTCAGCCGGCTGTCGGAACGCGCCGCGGGCTGAACGCCGCGCGACAGTGACACCGCTTCAAGACCAGCGCCAACGGATAGACACCCATGACGACCGCTCAGACCGCATCATCCTCGCCCGCTCAGCCCAGCGCGGGCGACGCGTCCGCGACGACCGTGGCGCAGCAGCTGCGCAGCAGCCCGAAGATCGCGCAGGCCATCGACGCGATCGTGGGCGAGGTCCGTGAAGCCCAGAAGCGCATCACCGACGTGCGCGGGCCTGTCAGCGAGCAGCACCGCCTGGACTTCGAGCAGTTCCTCAAGAGCGCCGGCGAAGACCGCGGGCGCGAGTTCATGACGCCCTACATGGGCTCGGGCGCCGGCAACGGCCCCTTCGTCGAGATGCTCGACGGCTCGGTCAAGATGGACATGCTCGGGGGCATCGGTGTGCACTTCTTCGGGCACAGTGACCCCGACCTGGTCGGGACAGCGGTCCGCGCCGCCGCCACCAACGACATCGCGATGCAGGGCCACTTCCAGGCCAACGCCGAGCCGTACGAGTTCTCGCGACTGCTCCTCGAGCAGGCGCGTAAGACGAGCAACCTCGCGCACTGCTTCCTCAGCAATTCGGGCGCGATGGCCAACGAGAACGCGCTGAAGATCTGCTTCCAGAAGAAGGGCGCCGCCCCGCGCGTCCTCGCGTTCCAGGACTGCTTCCTCGGGCGCACCGTCACGATGGCGCAGATCGGCGACTCGGCCGCCGGGCGCGAGGGCATCCCGCTCTCGACGCTCATCGACTACATGCCCTTCTACGACCATGTCGCCGCCCGGCGCATGGGCGCCGGCGATGTCTCGGGCCAGACCCGCTACATCGACATGTGCGTCTGGCACCTCGAGCAGTACATCAAGCGATACCCCAACCAGCACGCGGTCTTCGAGATGGAGCTGGTGCAGGGCGAGGGCGGGTTCAACACCGCGCCGCGCGAGTTCTTCAAGGCCCTCATGGAGGTCTGCCGCGCGCACAAGATCCCCGTGTGGGACGACGAGGTGCAGTCCTTCGGGCGCACCACGCAGATGTTCTGCTTCGAGACGCTTGAGCTGGGCGAGTACATCGATGTCGTGACCGTCGGCAAGATGAGCCAGCTCTGCGCGACGCTGTTCACGAAGGACATGAACCCCAGGCCCGGCCTGATCGCCGGCACCTTCCTGGGCTCGACGATGAGCGCCGCGGTGGGCCGGCGCATCATCGAGCGACTGCGCGACGGCGGGCACTACGGGCCCAACGGCAAGCACGCCAAGCACCACGCGGTCTTCGTCGAGCAGGTCCGCAACCTCGCCGCCAAGCACCCCAACTGGTTCCCGCCCGTCCCCGGCGCCGCGGACATCGTGGGCGGGCTGGGGGGAATGATGCGTTTCACGCCCTTCGGCGGCGAGAAGAGCATGATCATGAAGACCTGCAAGGCGCTCTACGACGAGGGCGTGATCGTTCTGTACTGCGGCCACGGCCCCTTCCATGTCCGCATGCTCCCGCCCCTGGGCGTGCTGACCGAGGACATGTGGCCCCGCGCGTTCCGCATCGTCGAGCGCGCGCTCGAGAAGGTCGCCACCGCCTGATCGGCGCGAAAGGACTCGCTCCCATGTTCGTGATCCGACCCGCCAAAGCCGACGACCTCGACACGCTGCTCAAGCTGGCGAAGATGGTCTACTTCATCAACCTGCCCCCGGACCGCGACATCATCTCCGAGAAGATCCGGCGCAGCCGTCGCTCGTTCGAGGGCGAAACGCAGTCCGGGACGAAACGCCCCTCGGGCGGCGTGCAGGCCGGGCTCTCCAACGAGTCGCCCCTGTTCATGTTCGTCCTCGAGGACCCCGAGACCGGCAACGCGCTGGGAACCTCGCAGGTCGTCGCGCGCATGGGCGGGCCGGGCAACCCCAACCTCGCGATGAAGCTGCGCAAGCGCGAGTTCTTCAGCCGCGACCTGCAGGACGGCGCGATCCACGTCACAGCCCAGGTCGTCCTCGACGAGAGCGGGCCGACCGAGATCGGCGGGCTCATCCTCCAGCCCAGTTTCCGCGGCCACAAGGCCAAGCTCGGCAAGCAGCTCGCGATGGTCCGCTTCCACTACATCGGGCTCCACCGCCGGCTTTTCGCCGAACGCGTGCTCGCCGAGATGATGGCGCCCATCACCGACGACGGGCGCAACGAGTTCTGGGAGGCGCTGGGCCGACGCTTCATTAACATGAGCTATGCCGAGGCCGACCGTTTCTGCCAGCGCTCGCGCGAGTTCATGACCTCGCTCCTGCCGCGCGAAGAGATCTACCTCACGCTGCTCCCGGCCGAGGCGCGCCGTGTCGTGGGCGAGGTGAACGTCGAGACCGTCCCGGCGCGCAAGATGCTCGAGAGCTTCGGCTTCCGCTACCACGACATGATCGACCCCTTCGACGGCGGCCCGCACCTCGAAGCAAAAACCGACGAGATCGGCGTCGTGAAGGCCACCTCGCGCAAGCCCCTGCTCGGCGTCGCCGACGACAAGGCGTGCTCGGGAGAAGCCATCGTGAGCGTCGACGGGCGCGACACCACGCACGAAGAGTTCCGCGCCGTGCTGTGCGGGTTCGTCGAGGACGACACGGGCGTGCGTCTGCCGGCGCGGGCCGTCGAGCTCCTCGGGACGCGCGAGGGCGCCACGCTCGGATTCACGCTGCTCAAACCCTCCGGGGGTTCGGGCGGCTCCGCCGCACGCACGCCGCACCACGCGTCCGCCTGAGACTCCGAGACGAATCGAGCGCCATGACCATCACCGGCCTGTCCACCCACCCATCGCTCCGCAACCCACCCAGCGACATCCTGGGCGGGCGCATCACCGCGCTCACGGGCGACGCGCTGCGATCGACGAACCCCTCGCGCCCGGGCGAGACGATCTGGCTCGGCACGCCCCGGCTCGAGCACGTCGACCACGCCGTGCACGAGGCGAAGCGCGCGCTGAAATCGTGGAGCGCCACAACGCGCGAGGACCGCTTCGCGATCCTGCGCCGCTTCGCGCGCATCGCCGACTCGCGCAAGGCCGAGCTCGCCGCCCTCATCCGCGACGAGACCGGCAAGCCCCAGTGGGACGCCGAGGGCGAGGCCGGCGTCATCGGCGCCAAGGTCGACATCACCCTCGACTCCACCGAGCACGGCGCCCTCCGACGCGCCACCGACTTCGCCGTGCGCCTCACCGATACACGCA contains:
- a CDS encoding GxxExxY protein — encoded protein: MTSKIIGAAICVHRELGPGLLESAYEACLAHELGEQGVTFRRQIALPVRYRGIEVDAGYRLDFVVEDAVVVELKAVDALSGVHEAQLLTYLRLSGYPVGLLMNFNVARLRDGVIRRALTRVTQTHPTQSPPLRPLRPLR
- a CDS encoding SDR family oxidoreductase, which encodes MALLTGKVGLVFGVANDRSYATHIAEAILKHGGQCAFAHLPGEKNERRTAKAVEKMGVSNPWLFPCDAGNDADIDAIFTAYSAAHERLDFVIHSIAFADREWLQPGNFNKTPREAYLSAIDISAYTLAAFAKRAHEPMKASGGGSIIGMSYYGSEKVVPGYNVMGVAKAALECTARYLAAELGADNIRVNTISGGPLRTLASSAVGGIDTLLESTPLKSPLRRNVEGSDVGGAAAFLVSDLSSGITGENIYVDCGLSTIGI
- a CDS encoding phosphotransferase, with amino-acid sequence MMPGLTDASELAHALEPALRDACGGRLGAVRWFRTDWQRGGAATGFSTFQYEGESAPRDVVVKLPIGPTEHKTLVALGKTDAPTPRVAADGWELGSYDVGWVVMEKLPGLPLSVQNGHAKESFDLLAGAAAVYYKHSEEAWPIDASKVQKIDWAKLIEQGREAVKVSHIPHETEWNDALKKVQKGLAPVLARWDARPINAWKHGDLHAGNAMKRPEGSPWGPPCCVLLDFAEVAPGHWVEDAVYMERLHWAHSEKVDGVKPVSLLAKARKAVGLDNGDDYADLANIRRLLVAAAAPAFLRTDGSPRYLEAALGVLGRLAPVVMK
- a CDS encoding HAD family phosphatase, which codes for MRKPNYDILALDLDGTLLGPTGGVSEANIEAVDAARRAGIEVVICTGRGLVESKKAIAAIRAHERMPGLLDAPVVVAGGSMIADASTGRTLQRWPMNTDLVRRVVGRFRDANSASMVLKDPDAAGFDYLIVDTGPLDPVNVWWFEKMGIRRRHIPELDHDEHPEHTVRVGLAATTDRMFHLGQEIISEFEREATLHHFAAVSSQNTGNGLIGKSTTVHILEVFDKAVTKWTAIDWIAQRRGVARERVAAIGDEINDVAMLAGAGLGVAMGNAVTKVKDVADKHVASHEDDGVAEAIDHILRGEW
- the rsmA gene encoding ribosomal RNA small subunit methyltransferase A, with amino-acid sequence MHTLSELRSMLDAHGLSPRKALGQNFLIDRNLGTKLVDEAGVHAGDLVLEVGPGAGALTELLLDRGCEVVACEMDEGLAALLRDRFMEAHSGRFTLIEGDCLARKHELNPAITDAIGGRGFTLVANLPYNAASPLMAVLLTDFPNCRAQYVTIQKEVGERLAARPGGKEYGPLTVIAQALATVRRVAVLPPECFWPRPGVTSAMLELKRRPDPLTDAPKALGALCQTLFSQRRKQIGSVLGRDHPLPEGVTHDMRPEQLSVAQLCALSTMWRGASDPA
- a CDS encoding carbon storage regulator: MLVITRREGEEIVIGDPRRPMGVVRIVGIKGDRVRVAFEFPREVEVHRREVADQIAEERDAVIAKIELATGTNAPR
- a CDS encoding NifU family protein gives rise to the protein MPTHELPQSNARPTTKPALRADIPLRDRVQSILDLIRPAVQSDGGDIELLEITSDGVVKVRMHGACVGCPSSSMTLRQGIERNLREHVPEVTGVQAVD
- a CDS encoding M48 family metalloprotease; the encoded protein is MLHLLLIALAVTLFASDALGPGARLAALSPGAAWLATGAVTLLVALAGGAWIRVCSSRLARSGRGIWIARAQRAGSTTRIAAVVAHAFCVLGLGWLDAVRAARGDWVLLDELVATAPPLLVFLAIWYAYAPIDRALWEATLLRTLDEGGSVGAPPGSSLRYATEQFRQHAAIVLVPLSIIWSWNESLIWLADRRGWTLASDASQLAFAGAQLIGVAIAFVITPPLMVRVWRTLPLGRGELRDRLEALCARHEVRCRDILVWRTAGGMLNGAVMGLLPRVRYILFTDALLESLSERQVEAVAAHEIAHIRRRHLPWLLGSIFASLWLGTSLVVWPAMGADALLGAALFTGPLASLVTAFGVVASLALAVTVFGAVSRAFERQADAFAVQSLSGLHAADAQPGDAITEEAAHAMAGALQAVAHFNAIPTQRFFWRHGSIRGRQRRVMALVGTPVRSTPADRHVRRIKRLTGAALVTLACVDGALFAISALT
- a CDS encoding diaminopimelate epimerase, yielding MRFTKAHGLGNDFVILDALQDPSILVRDLHAFARAACDRRAGIGADQLLTIEPPTRTTAAVRMRVFNADGSEAEMCGNGIRCVARLFASRDAGFAVFVVETRGGLYRCEALHDGSVRVGMGAPRFGAEAAGFAPGAASRVTGEPASVELHGRRGALVSVGNPHFVAFLDAPPEARMVERDGPLIERHEAFPLGVNAQFAFVESRDRVLLSTWERGAGMTSACGTGACATFAAGHAMGILGDAATVRLPGGELHFARTPEGEVQMTGPATIVFEGEWLGG